Genomic segment of Benincasa hispida cultivar B227 chromosome 1, ASM972705v1, whole genome shotgun sequence:
GATGTATTTTACTATTGATAGATttatattaatgatagactcTATTGCTGATATATTCTCATTAGCGATATGAATTATCACTAGTAAACTTTGAAagttaaatctaaattttgttatgttCGCAAATTTTTTTGCATTATAAAAATTACTAATATTTTAAGTTCGATTACTATATTTGTAGCTGCTTCTTATCAAGAAATAAACGGAGGAATAACATCTTCTAGTACAAATTCGGACACTAtggaaacaaaataaattttgttgACGAAAGTTCAAACCATAGAAAATAATGGCACTCATGGAAGAAAGAGAATAAGACTAAAAtatagaattatttttttttagaataggtgatattattatacaacaaagGGGATCTTACAAGCCGGGATTaaggcatcaaagcaacaaagcacaagTAAAGAAAGagcaacaaaaccaaaacaaagccaaCAAAATAAGATCAGAACAAAACCAAAACATAAATGCAAAACTTGCAAACCACCCGGGAGAAAGCTagagaaaaaaaaccaaaaccccACAAACTAGGGACAACAACCAAACAAAGAACAACGACaagttcaaaaagaagaaacaaccgTAAACACACTAGATAAAACTAAGAAGATCAACCCGCCAGGAAGTAGCTCGAGCACAAACCGTAGAGATCATAAGGTGAAACAGAATAGACATCGACCTTGGTTGACCTCTATGCAACCGCTGATTGCTctcctgccagatgtagtatatggaagcaCACTAAAATACACGGAACAACTTACTACGTACACCTTACCGACCCCACTTGGCACAACCAACTCTACCCTACATCCCAACCCGCCACCCGATGAAACGAACTTAACTAACGCAACACATcagaccacacctctctcccaaatccacactcaaaaaataaatgattccACGAGTTCACACCTAAAAAATCAATGGTCTGATCCTATGCccttataaaattaaaaaataacaatagtAATCATCAACTCTTATTGTATTGTCTATATATCATATTATCTTCCCTATTCTTAATGAACATAATCATGCTAGTATAGGACCAACTGTCCACTATGATGAATTTAATAAGAAATTAATGGAGTagaaataacaataataaagtACATGACACAAATAATTTTAACATGGAAAAACCTTCTCAAAACGAGAAGTAAAATCTATGGATCGAagtcaaaattttcattataataattaatggATTACAACGAGTTTTCTTAATCACAACTTGATGCATACAACAATAGAtatctcaaaataataaatctagacgataaacaaaaatattacaacaaaataaaaaaaaaaaacacacacacacacttaATGTGAAACTCAACTATCCAACACAAAATTACATATTACATTGTTACAACAAAACATATACTTTACTCAGTTTCAAGAATTAAaacagaaaaaggaaaaaaaaaactactcaCTAACTGAAATTGTGGCATAAGGAGCTCATATGCCTAAAATATGTACGTCTCCAAGTCTGGCTGATTAATAATGGACCCCAAATCCCCCAAAACCCAACCACAAAGCCAATTGCAACACTTAAATAAAACCACTGGTCAATGAAATTTTCATCACCTTCTTTTGCTTGATCTTCATTCTCTGTGTTTGATGTCGTCTTGTCTGTTGAACGAGTGTTGGTCAGTGGCAGTCCGCATAACTCATTGCCAAGGAAGCTCGATGGATCAAAGCTCTGGAGTTGTGTACTGGTTGGAATTGGACCCAACAAGTGATTGTAAGACAAGTTCAAGTAACTCAAGGATGATAATTTGGAGATGCTTTGTGGTATTTGTCCTGAGAGTTGGTTTCTTGATAAATCAAGAGACTCCACGTTTGTCATGCTTCCAATTTGTTGTGGAATGTTTCCTCTCAGACTGTTTCCCGAAAGATTCATAGATTTCAATTCCACAAGATTGGTGATTTCTTGGGGAATTTCTCCTGATAAGTTGTTGTGTGAAAGGTCCATGCTTGTCATGAGGTATAGGGTTTTGTCATATTGAAACTCTTCGCCCTTAGCTATCACATATGCAATCTCTGGTAATTGATCATCGGGGTACATATGATAAGAGACGGAGTAAAAATAATACTTTTTATGTCTGGTACTAGCCATGGCTGTAAAATTTCCAAAACAATGTGGTATAGACCCAATCAAGTTGTTGTTGCCAATGTTCATGATTTGCAAATACGAGAGATGACAGAGTTCATTTGGGATTAAACCACTGAATTGGTTAGATCGAAGTCCAAGAAATATGAGATTTGAGAGATTTGTCCCAATCCATGTTGGAATTTTTCCGTGAAATGCATTTAAATCAAGATCCAAAGTGATTAAGCTCGAGCAATTCTTAAGAAAATGAGGGATCTTTCCGAAAAAGCTATTATTACGTAGATGCAAAGCCTCTAGGTTGATTAGAAATCTCATGGAGCTTGGTAGCTTTCCAGATAAATTATTACTATCCAAGTTCATAGTTTCTAGTAACATCCAGTTTGTCCAACAGTCTGGGATATgttttgacaaaatattgtTTTGAAGATGAAGAATCATCAATCGGTTATTTCGACTTATGGGATGACATAAGAAGTGAGACATGCTTCCAACAAATGAATTATTAGAAAGATCAAGTTGGGAAACATGAGATGATATGCGATGTAAGTTGCCATGAAATTTATTGGAACGAAGGCATATAACTGTGTTTGAAGCATCAAGAAGAAAATCAGGAATTTTACCCGACAGTTTGTTGTAAGCGAGATCCAAGTATTCATATGATGTagacaaattccaaaaccaATCTGGGACGGTGTCTACAATTTTTGCATTAGAAAGACTGATTGAATAAAAATTCTTCTGTGACTTAAGCCATTTGGGAAATCTGGGACCTAAGTTGCAAGATCTCAATTCTATACTAATAAGGTTGAAAGGAGGTTCCCACCCAACAGAGAAGcttaatgtcaaattattttctGACATTACTAGATACTTCAAACTCCTGAGATTTGCAAAGTGAACTTCTGATATAATGCCTTCAAAGTGATTATCATAAATCAATAGATGTTTTAAACTTGACAGCAATCCTATGCTTTCTGGAAGAGTTCCACTCAATTCATTACTAGAAAGATCCAAATATTCTAATGAAGATAAGTTTCCTATGTGCTCTGGAATGGGACCTGAAATTTGATTCCCTGATATACAAATTTTCCTTAAGTTGCCAAGTGATGTTATCGATCCTGGTATAGTCCCTACAAGTTCATTACCATGAAGGATAAGATAAACCAAATTAGTAAGGTTGGCAATATCATTTGAGATCTCCCCTTGCAAGTGAAGGAAGCTAAGGTCCAAGTACATTAGATTACGGAGAGAATAAAGACAACTAAGTATGTTTGTGGAAttgaaatatatgttttttgAAAGATCGAGAAATGTAAGAGCCGACAAGTTTTGAATAGCACATGGAATTGAACCTTCAAAATTATTACCAACAAGAACTAAATAAGAGATGCTTGTAAGGTTGAACAACCATTTTGGTAGTGAAGAATTCAACTCATTATATCCTAAGTTTAGGTTTTTGAGAGATGTCAAGTTTGAAAAACATCCAGGTAGTGGACCTTGTAAATTATTGTCCCTTAAATCAAGCGAAACAAGCTTACCAAGTTTTGATATCCATTTGGGTATGAGTGTGTTGAAGAGATTGTATGAAATGTCAAGAACTGAGAGAGAAGTGAAATTAACATGACTCCAAGGTGTAGTATGACTCAATTGACAGCCAGACAATCTCAATTCCTCTAGAAAATGAAGCTTATTGATATCCAATGACCAATCAAATGCTTTGATAAGGTTTGTACCGCTCAAATCCAAGCTCACCAATGAATGGGACTTTGAATCCAATGTAGATTTTcactataaaaataattacctcGCAAATCAAGTCGTTGCAAGTTTGATAGATTTCCAAGCTGATGAGGTATCAATCCTTGAAATATCGACTTTCTGAGAACAAGATGATTCAAACTTATAAGTGATCTAAAAAATTTTGGAATCTGAGTCCCTCCAAAATCATTATAACTCAAATCGATGTGACttatatatttcaaattcaagatTGAGTTGCTTAAATTTCCCTTCAACGGGGAGTTTCTAAAAGAAATAAACTCTTCTTCAATTGGCCATTTAACATATTGAACATTTGAGAGATCAAGCTTCTTGACATGGCCGGTTGAATTATCGCAATGAATACCAATCCACTTGCAACAATCTACTTCAAGAATCCATGATGAAAGACGATTTGACGGATCTTGAAGCTCTTTCTTGAATCTCAAAAGTGCATTTCTCTCCATTTCAATGCAAAGTGCATTAGATGGTGAATTGTTTTTTGATATCGTTTTGATTGGAAAGAAAAatgataggaagatgagaatTTGAAACCCTCTTCCAAATCCAACTCCACCCATGTTGATATGAAAAAGTGTGTGCATTCAAATGGAGGTTGAACATCTTATTTAATAAGGTTTCAGCCTAAAACCAAAAAACAAGTTGTGTACTAGTCAAACGAAACTCTACCATCAATGAGTTTAGAGCATTTATAATTTTAGAGCATTTATAAGTTTGATGTCTTCTTCAAATTAGTTTTGGTAATACTAAAATATAAGCTACtagtcatttttaattttataattttagtttcacGTCTACCTATTAGATAAAATGTTGACTTATTTAACAAGATGTGATAGACAAAATAACAAATTCAATGAAATTATTTGACATATTAAAGGGGTAAGCAGTTGGCcacaaaacaaacaattttcttttttaaagttcaaagaatgTTGAAACTGAAATAAtgtaaaaacaaattaatcatAAATCAAAACTGGAAAAGGTAATTAAAAATCCCCAGcaacaaataaacaaattaaaaatataaaggcTAGTTACTATTCCATGTGTTCTGATTATTCTgtatgcttaaaaaaaaaaaaaattaaagaagaagagataagATTTTGTCCATTATTTTTTACCcatatttcaaaagaaaaggggaaaaaatgtAATTGGAAGTAATTTTCAAAGGTTTGGTTTAATTATTAGTAAAAATCTTAGAATTATCACTCATAATCAATGGGGTTATGCCCCTACAAATGAAGACTTTGAATACTTTAGTCGTCAAATGGTAAATAGCTtgtgatatatttaaaattatcttTGGAGACAACTTATCTTGATTATTTGGTTTGGTTATATATCTTTTATAAAACATCTTATAATCCTGAAAAAATTCCATTGAAATTTCAAAGTGCTttgttggaaatgacttttgaGCTTAGGCCCGTAGGTAAGGTTGAGAGTGGGAAGTTTTGTCCCACATAGATAGATTTAGAATTGTGTAGACGGTATAAATATCAAGACATTCTAGTTGAGAATCCAAAGTGAGTTGGTGGTGGAATTATTACCCTTTTACCACACGCACACGTTGCTATCCATCCGAATGGGTTTGCTCAAGTTGGGTttgtaatttttattacttaacTGTCTAGACTATTTTCATCCATTGAGTTTCAAACCGTTGGTTTCCATCCATTAACGGACCTTTCAATTTCCCTTTCCTTTCCGATTAGCACCGAGGTCGCACCGTATTTGCTTTTAGTTCAGGGGTTCTTCAACGGCGCAACAACTTTCGTGATGCCCAATTCAACAATTCAAAGATGTCAATCAAGAATGGTAATGAACTATACTGGACTTGATATTGCATATGTTGTTAGTATATTGAGTAATATACACATAATCTGATGGAACGAACATATGTACAACTGAAGGAAAAACGGAtttaaagtactctaattaggttaattccAAAGAATAAACATGCAATTAAATTAAGAACAAATGGATAGAAgatatacaacctttgtagtctcAAGTCATCACCAAACTAGCTCAAATCTCCTCATGAATGGTTCATAGACCACAATGAAAGTCTTCCTGATTATTATCCGACCTTAGAATGGGATGGTGGGATCCAATGAATGACTAACATGGAGAATAAAAGGTTGAGAATTTGAGAGAATATGTTTGACATTATGCTAATTCAGAGGTATTATAGCTTCATTGGATCCTCGCAGACATGAGGGTTCCCCAAGACTCTGCCACTATTCTTCATTGTGACAATCGTAGTGCTATTCAGATTGTTTATAATAATGTTTTCCATGAATGGACAAAGCACTTTGAGCATGATTGCCATTTTATCAGCCACCATCTTCAAAGTTCCACCCCTACGTCTTCAAACCATATCTACGGTCGAGCAACCAACAGACATCTTCATAAGGCGCTCTCTCTTGTCtgtttaattttgtttagaGGACTAACTTGTTAGTCAATAAAATAAACCAAACtaataaagcaaataaaagtGATCAACAAGGTAGATTATTGACAAGTAGATGTTCTAGGATTCATTCATGGAATTACTAAACTCAGTTGTTTTACTCTAGAACTAATTAATGCAACCATTAAATCTAGAAGACTTTTATCCAtattgaatcttttgaaaacgATTTCTTCTTTCACTTAATTACTAATTACTAATCACTTGAAACTAGTTGAGTAAACAAACCTGTAAAGACTCTTTATCAATAATCTTTACCATTATGCGACTATTCTagtatgtttaaaaaataatgtagcATGCTTGATCTAATATAAAACCTACTCATTGATTTAAATCATGAAATCATGCTAATGTTGATCAAACATTCAAAAGCGTTAAGAACGGTAAAGCTAGAAAGTATTAATGTAAATTAGATTCAAGATCTTCAAAAGTGTTTAGAAATATTTCACAAAATCCACCCAACCCTAGAACAAATGAGAATTTAGCCTAACTTGACTTCCATGGACAAAACTATAATTGGGATGCAAATACAAAAAGTAATCCAAGAtacaaaagggaaagaaaatgtTATCCAACGTTCCAGTTGTAGGATAGGTACGACAACCCTAAAGGGGGCGAATAAGGTTTATTTAAAATATCGAAAACTTTTTAATGGTGTGGGCTTAATTAAACAAACTTATGAACTTTTTGCTAGCAGTTGACTTTAGCAAGAATTTCATACAAATAAATTCCAATCAAAATGATCaagaaactaaaaataatacttttaagcacccaattttattttcatagcAAGATTGGTAATGTATGTAGAAGTTAAAGAaactagaaataaaaaaaaaaacaaatataaaatagaagTTGATAGGCTTCTACTATTAAAGGAATTCTTTGAAGTAATGGGAAGTAGCGCATAAGGCGGTTGACCTAGGTGGGCCGCTGTTTTTAGCCAACGCAAACTGTTCACTGTTTGTCATGTGTAGGCGCTAGTTGCCGTGACCCTTCAATTCATCCTCTGTCGTTCGCTCTCACCCATCCAACGCTGCGGTTCATGCAGGTTCTTTTGGTCGCCTTCGTTTCGGTCATTTCTTCCGCGCAGGTTAAGTTCTTTGTGGTTCGTGGGCAAGTGCCATTTGGAGGTTCTATTTGTGGGTAGGTTCTTTCGATGCCATGGGCTTTGTTGATTATTCTTCCCGACGTTGATTCAAGGGTTGTTAGTTCTGAGGTATTGTAGTGTGGGTTTAACCACGGTGAGAGCAGGTGACGATGGTACGTAAGCGATCACCTTTAAGATTAAAGGAGAAGAATGGAGGTCGAGTTACTCGGCATCCCATTCGTCTGCTTAGATCGGAGATCAAATTGGGATTGGGTACTCGTTCTTTGGAGGTGAAGGGTCATGGGATGTCTGACGGTCATTCTGAGGAGGGTAATGGGTCTGGTACAAGGAGTGTTGCCAAAGTTAGGCTGGGGGGTTGTCGGTAGGTGATTCGTAGTGGTCGAAGGGTTGATCATAGAATCATAAGAAAATCAGGTTGTGAGGGATGAACCGATGGGCTGGGTTTTGGGTTAGTGGATGGGCAGGGGATTTTGGGTCGAATGGAGTTGGGGACCAAAATGTGAGGGGTGTGTCTGGGAGCCTTGAGGGTTTTGGGGGCCCGAAAGTAAATCGGGTTATGAGAGGTGTTGGGTTGGGCCTTGAGGGAGCTGGGGTGAGCGAGCCTATTGGGAGTGGGCTGAGGCTGAGTGAAAGAAGTGGACTAGTGCAAGGAAAGCTGGGGAAAGGGTTGAAAGGCGTGAAGGCTTTGGTggcatctattctgactcacaaaaatattgttgcaaataaataaagaaaaatgagtactttattacttttacaaaaattcaatttagatgcaatttactcatagaatttgtttatgtttcaacTTGCCAAACTCGATTATATAACTCTTAGCCTCCGATAAGTTCAATCGAGAGGGTTATTCAAACTGAAAGTTAAACGTAAACACAATACTAGTAGTTGATGATTTAAGATTCGTTTTAATGGAGGAACATCCTCATCTTCCCAAGCCTAATGCaactcgaaatgtttgggatatCTATGACAAATGGGTTCAAGCTAATGAAAAATCCAGAGCCtatattttggcaagcatatctTATGTGCTCACCAAAAAACATGAAATCATGGTCAGTGCTagagagatcatggagtcgTTGCAAGGGATGTTTGGAAAACCATCATCATCAGCACGACACGATGCTATTAAATATCTTTATAATTTGCTTATGAAGAAGAGGACCTCTGTAGAGAGCATGTCCTGGACATAATTGTCCATTTCAAAGAGTTTTCCAATCTTTTGTATAAATGCTGTAATGAATAAAGTTGATTACAACTTGACGACTCTCTTCAATGAACTCCAGAATTATCaatctttaataaaaaaataaagaagagaaagcaaatgttgttttccAGAGGAAATTTCAGAAGGGTGCTTCATCTAGTTCAAAACCCTCTGAAAAGAAATCTGGATTTTCGaaggataagagtatccaaatgaagaaaaagagaaaagggaagaaacaGACTCCTATTACAAAGAGTAAGATGAAAGattcaaaaggaaaatgtttcaatTGCTCTAAGTGTCTTGCGAAAAAGAAAGTTGAGAAGGCAAATCAAGGTAAATTCGATTTACTTgtaatagaaacatgtttagtggaaagttctcacttaacctggatactagattcaggagcACATCAAGTTATTATTTGCACATTCATACAGGAATGTAGTtcctgatagcaactatcagaaaatgaaatgactttcaaggtgggaacaggtgaagtcatttcagcagaAGTAGTGGAGACATCAAGTTATATTTTGGAGATCCCTACATTTTACTAgaatatcattatttatttatttattttttacctgAAATGAAAGGAAGCATA
This window contains:
- the LOC120073463 gene encoding receptor-like protein EIX2; its protein translation is MHTLFHINMGGVGFGRGFQILIFLSFFFPIKTISKNNSPSNALCIEMERNALLRFKKELQDPSNRLSSWILEVDCCKWIGIHCDNSTGHVKKLDLSNVQYVKWPIEEEFISFRNSPLKGNLSNSILNLKYISHIDLSYNDFGGTQIPKFFRSLISLNHLVLRKSIFQGLIPHQLGNLSNLQRLDLRGTIPGSITSLGNLRKICISGNQISGPIPEHIGNLSSLEYLDLSSNELSGTLPESIGLLSSLKHLLIYDNHFEGIISEVHFANLRSLKYLVMSENNLTLSFSVGWEPPFNLISIELRSCNLGPRFPKWLKSQKNFYSISLSNAKIVDTVPDWFWNLSTSYEYLDLAYNKLSGKIPDFLLDASNTVICLRSNKFHGNLHRISSHVSQLDLSNNSFVGSMSHFLCHPISRNNRLMILHLQNNILSKHIPDCWTNWMLLETMNLDSNNLSGKLPSSMRFLINLEALHLRNNSFFGKIPHFLKNCSSLITLDLDLNAFHGKIPTWIGTNLSNLIFLGLRSNQFSGLIPNELCHLSYLQIMNIGNNNLIGSIPHCFGNFTAMASTRHKKYYFYSVSYHMYPDDQLPEIAYVIAKGEEFQYDKTLYLMTSMDLSHNNLSGEIPQEITNLVELKSMNLSGNSLRGNIPQQIGSMTNVESLDLSRNQLSGQIPQSISKLSSLSYLNLSYNHLLGPIPTSTQLQSFDPSSFLGNELCGLPLTNTRSTDKTTSNTENEDQAKEGDENFIDQWFYLSVAIGFVVGFWGIWGPLLISQTWRRTYFRHMSSLCHNFS